Proteins from one uncultured Anaeromusa sp. genomic window:
- a CDS encoding DASS family sodium-coupled anion symporter has translation MSKTTQSGSAESKCQKQYLFLAAAVIILGIILALPTPAGLPTAGHRMLGILVFSVIIWMSEAVSYPTSAAIILSLMAFLLGTAPDVASPAKLLGTSKGLTMALGGFSNTALALVGGALFLAAAMTKTGLDRRIALVILSKIGARTNRVLAGVIFVGFFLSFFVPSTTARVSCMVPIVMGIILAFGVEKKSRFAGMLMIAIAQADSIWNVGIKTAAAQNMIALGFIEKQLGVYISWLDWFIAAAPFAIIMSIVLYYILLKMMPPETREIEGGKETIARELAQLGPMKAEEKKLFAISIVLLCFWATEKILHNFDTSSTTIAAISLMLLPGIGIMNWKEAQSKIPWGTLLLFGVGISLGSAILSTKAAAWLAKMIVGWFGLQMMPALIVFAVLAAFLIIIHLGFASATALAAAMIPIIISILQGMPPEAGVNVVGMTMLLQYVISFGFILPVNAPQNMVAYATETFEVKDFIRTGVPLCIIAYVLTLVLASTYWKWLGLV, from the coding sequence ATGTCGAAAACAACACAAAGCGGTTCCGCTGAGAGCAAATGCCAGAAGCAGTATTTGTTTCTGGCAGCGGCTGTTATTATCTTGGGAATCATCCTGGCGCTGCCGACGCCCGCGGGCTTGCCTACGGCAGGTCATCGCATGCTGGGCATTCTGGTTTTTTCCGTTATTATTTGGATGTCCGAAGCGGTTTCGTATCCGACCAGCGCCGCCATTATCTTGTCTTTAATGGCTTTTCTTTTGGGTACAGCTCCTGATGTGGCAAGTCCCGCCAAGCTTTTGGGGACTTCCAAAGGCTTGACCATGGCCCTGGGGGGCTTTAGCAATACGGCGCTGGCCTTGGTCGGCGGCGCGTTGTTCCTAGCGGCGGCCATGACCAAAACCGGTTTGGATCGGCGCATTGCCTTGGTGATTTTGTCGAAAATCGGCGCCCGCACCAATCGGGTGCTGGCAGGCGTTATTTTTGTCGGCTTTTTCCTCAGCTTTTTTGTTCCCAGCACGACAGCGCGCGTATCCTGTATGGTGCCTATTGTTATGGGGATTATTCTAGCCTTCGGCGTGGAGAAAAAAAGCCGTTTTGCAGGTATGCTGATGATCGCCATTGCCCAGGCGGACAGCATTTGGAATGTGGGCATTAAGACGGCGGCTGCGCAGAATATGATCGCTCTGGGCTTTATTGAAAAGCAGCTGGGCGTTTATATCAGCTGGCTGGACTGGTTTATTGCCGCCGCTCCGTTTGCCATTATTATGTCGATAGTCCTCTATTACATTTTGCTGAAAATGATGCCGCCGGAAACCCGCGAAATCGAAGGCGGTAAAGAAACCATCGCCAGGGAATTGGCGCAATTAGGCCCGATGAAGGCAGAGGAGAAAAAACTGTTCGCTATTTCCATTGTGCTTCTTTGCTTCTGGGCTACGGAAAAAATACTCCATAATTTTGATACCTCGTCGACGACCATTGCGGCTATTTCCTTGATGCTGCTGCCTGGCATCGGCATTATGAACTGGAAAGAAGCGCAGAGCAAGATTCCCTGGGGCACGCTGCTGCTCTTCGGCGTGGGCATCAGCTTGGGTTCGGCCATTCTGTCAACCAAAGCGGCTGCATGGCTGGCTAAAATGATCGTAGGCTGGTTTGGCCTGCAAATGATGCCGGCATTGATCGTCTTTGCGGTATTGGCTGCGTTTTTGATTATTATTCATCTTGGTTTTGCCAGTGCGACCGCTTTGGCGGCTGCGATGATTCCGATTATTATTTCCATTCTGCAGGGCATGCCGCCCGAAGCAGGGGTCAATGTCGTGGGCATGACCATGCTGCTGCAGTATGTTATCAGCTTCGGCTTTATTTTGCCGGTCAATGCACCGCAGAATATGGTAGCCTACGCGACGGAAACCTTTGAAGTTAAAGATTTTATTCGCACTGGCGTACCGTTGTGCATTATCGCTTATGTGCTGACACTGGTGCTGGCTTCCACCTACTGGAAGTGGCTTGGACTTGTGTAA
- a CDS encoding 2-oxoacid:acceptor oxidoreductase family protein: MLELRLSGSGGQGLILGGIILAEAAILDGKLAIQSQSYGPEARGGSSKSEVLISNKPIHFPKVTKPNLVLAMTQAALDKYATDLPDDGILITDSMLVQQVPERLSRVYELPITATAKEELGRDLFANIVALGAIVELTDVVTKDSLVKAVLSRVPAGTEEVNQKALFLGAALISAKK; encoded by the coding sequence ATGTTGGAATTGCGTCTTTCCGGTTCCGGCGGCCAGGGCCTCATTTTAGGCGGCATTATTCTGGCGGAAGCGGCTATTTTAGACGGTAAGCTGGCCATTCAGTCGCAGTCGTACGGCCCGGAAGCCCGCGGCGGCTCTAGTAAGTCCGAAGTGCTCATTTCCAATAAGCCCATTCATTTTCCCAAAGTGACCAAACCGAACTTAGTGTTGGCTATGACGCAGGCGGCTCTTGATAAGTATGCCACTGATTTGCCGGACGACGGCATTTTAATAACCGACTCCATGCTGGTGCAGCAGGTTCCTGAGCGTCTCAGCCGCGTCTACGAGCTGCCTATTACGGCTACGGCGAAGGAGGAGCTGGGCCGGGATCTATTCGCCAACATTGTGGCTTTGGGAGCGATTGTGGAGCTGACGGATGTGGTGACCAAAGATTCTTTGGTCAAAGCCGTGCTGTCCCGCGTACCGGCGGGAACGGAAGAGGTCAATCAAAAGGCTTTGTTCTTGGGAGCGGCGCTGATTTCGGCAAAAAAATAA
- a CDS encoding 2-oxoacid:ferredoxin oxidoreductase subunit beta, with the protein MEKIVEKYFRPKLPHIWCPGCGNGIVTGAIAQAIDKMGLDQDRTVIVSGIGCSSRASGYLDFDTVHSAHGRALPIATGIKLSEPDLNVIVITGDGDCTAIGGNHFIHAARRNINLTVVLFNNNIYGMTGGQYSPLTPVDSKASTAPYGTIERNFDITELAKAAGATFVARATCFHKQVLVDAIAKGIANDGFSLVEAITQCPISYGRQNKRGNAPQMMQWQKEHAVPVAAAAKMTPEQLEGKFTIGVLHESKAPEYTREYDKVIAKAQKGGK; encoded by the coding sequence ATGGAAAAGATAGTGGAAAAATACTTTCGCCCTAAACTGCCTCATATCTGGTGTCCCGGCTGCGGCAACGGCATTGTGACCGGCGCCATTGCCCAGGCTATCGATAAAATGGGTTTGGATCAGGACCGTACGGTTATTGTTTCCGGTATTGGCTGTTCTTCTCGCGCTTCAGGCTATTTGGATTTTGACACCGTTCATTCCGCACATGGCCGGGCGCTGCCTATTGCCACAGGCATTAAGCTTTCCGAGCCGGATTTAAATGTCATCGTCATTACCGGCGACGGCGACTGCACCGCCATCGGCGGCAACCATTTCATTCATGCGGCGCGGCGCAACATCAATTTGACCGTAGTGCTCTTTAACAACAATATTTACGGCATGACCGGCGGGCAGTATTCGCCGCTGACGCCTGTAGACAGCAAGGCTTCTACAGCGCCCTATGGCACGATTGAACGCAACTTCGATATTACCGAGCTGGCGAAAGCCGCTGGGGCTACTTTTGTGGCCCGGGCGACTTGCTTTCATAAGCAAGTTTTGGTAGACGCCATTGCCAAAGGTATTGCCAATGATGGATTCTCGTTGGTAGAAGCCATTACGCAGTGCCCGATTTCGTACGGACGTCAAAATAAGCGCGGCAATGCGCCGCAGATGATGCAATGGCAAAAGGAGCATGCCGTGCCGGTAGCGGCGGCGGCAAAAATGACGCCGGAACAGCTGGAAGGCAAGTTTACTATTGGCGTGCTGCATGAAAGCAAAGCGCCCGAATATACTCGAGAATACGACAAGGTAATCGCCAAAGCGCAGAAAGGGGGCAAATAA
- a CDS encoding 2-oxoacid:acceptor oxidoreductase subunit alpha, with product MPKVMLMQGNQACAEGAIAAGVTFFGGYPITPSTEVAEILAKRLPQVGGKFIQMEDEIAGIGAVIGASLTGKKVMTATSGPGFSLKQELIGYATISEVPLVIVNVQRVGPSTGQPTSPSQGDVMQARWGTHGDHPVIALTPASVPECFSLTIKAYELSEKYRTPVILLMDEVIGHMRERIELPDSYDEIQKPQRKVPASKTEGFLPYQADADGVPPMAPFGKGYHSHVTGLVHDESGFPNGSSQATQVLMDRLNGKVENNLDDIMMYEEYCLEDADIAVVAYGGTARTAYAAVDMARAQGIKAGLFRPITIWPFAEKQMQELAGKVKHILVAEMNCGQLVGEVKKAVEGKVPVELLAKYNNEAILPDEMLQAIANVKL from the coding sequence GTGCCAAAAGTTATGCTCATGCAAGGCAACCAGGCTTGCGCCGAAGGCGCTATTGCCGCTGGAGTTACCTTTTTTGGAGGTTATCCGATTACGCCTTCTACGGAAGTAGCGGAAATTCTCGCCAAACGCCTGCCACAGGTAGGGGGCAAATTTATTCAGATGGAAGATGAAATCGCCGGTATCGGCGCTGTCATCGGCGCTTCTTTGACCGGGAAAAAAGTAATGACTGCGACCAGTGGCCCCGGTTTTTCTTTAAAACAGGAACTGATTGGCTATGCGACCATTTCGGAAGTACCTTTAGTCATTGTCAATGTGCAGCGGGTAGGTCCCAGCACCGGGCAGCCTACTTCCCCGTCACAAGGTGACGTTATGCAGGCGCGCTGGGGTACTCATGGCGATCATCCGGTTATTGCCCTGACGCCGGCTAGTGTACCGGAATGCTTCTCTTTGACGATTAAAGCCTATGAACTGTCCGAAAAATACCGCACCCCGGTCATTTTGCTGATGGATGAAGTAATCGGTCATATGCGCGAGCGCATTGAGCTGCCGGACAGCTACGATGAAATCCAAAAGCCGCAGCGCAAAGTTCCCGCAAGCAAAACGGAAGGCTTTTTGCCCTATCAAGCTGACGCGGACGGCGTGCCGCCGATGGCGCCATTCGGCAAGGGCTATCACAGCCATGTAACCGGGTTGGTGCATGACGAAAGCGGTTTTCCTAACGGCTCTTCTCAGGCGACGCAAGTACTAATGGATCGTCTGAACGGCAAAGTAGAAAACAATTTAGACGACATTATGATGTACGAAGAGTATTGCTTGGAGGATGCGGACATTGCGGTGGTGGCTTACGGCGGTACCGCCCGCACGGCTTATGCAGCCGTCGATATGGCCCGCGCCCAAGGCATCAAGGCTGGTCTTTTCCGCCCGATCACCATTTGGCCTTTTGCCGAAAAGCAGATGCAGGAGCTGGCAGGCAAGGTGAAGCACATCTTGGTAGCGGAAATGAATTGCGGCCAATTGGTCGGCGAAGTGAAAAAAGCGGTGGAAGGAAAAGTTCCGGTGGAGCTCTTGGCCAAATACAATAACGAAGCCATTTTGCCGGACGAAATGCTCCAGGCCATTGCCAACGTGAAATTGTAG
- a CDS encoding 4Fe-4S binding protein — MAIKLVLNRCKGCGICVEFCPKKVLKVNELSKVEVADEASCIQCKQCEERCPDYAIFIQK; from the coding sequence ATGGCGATTAAATTGGTTTTAAATCGTTGCAAGGGCTGCGGGATTTGCGTGGAATTTTGCCCGAAAAAAGTATTGAAGGTCAATGAACTGAGCAAAGTGGAAGTGGCGGATGAAGCGTCCTGTATTCAGTGCAAGCAATGCGAGGAACGCTGTCCGGATTACGCTATTTTTATTCAAAAATAA
- the gyrB gene encoding DNA topoisomerase (ATP-hydrolyzing) subunit B, which yields MSEETVVNGSYGAEQIQILEGLEAVRKRPGMYIGSTSVRGLHHLVYEVVDNSIDEALAGYCDNITVEMRPDNSICVQDNGRGIPVDMHESGMPAVEVVLTVLHAGGKFGGEGYKVSGGLHGVGVSVVNALSKRLEVEVKRGGKKYSIAFERGITVEKLSMIGETEETGTKVTFWPDEEIFEELVYSYDTLKHRLRELAFLNRGIRVTLKDERAEGKEEEFHYEGGICSFVQYLNKSKDVLHAEPIAINGGKETTMVEIAMQYNDSYVENVITFVNNINTQEGGTHLSGFKQALTRSINDYARKLNQLKEADENLSGEDIREGLTAVISIKIQEPQFEGQTKTKLGNSEVRGIVDSVVSEKLGEFLQENPAITKKIIEKAVMASRARMAARKARELTRRKSALEISSLPGKLADCSSRDSEQTEIYLVEGDSAGGSAKQGRDRRFQAILPLRGKIINVEKARLDKILNNEEIRSMITAFGSGIGEEFDLSKRRYGKIIIMTDADVDGAHIRTLLLTFFYRYMQPLVLEGHVFIAQPPLYLVKKGKDHTYLYSDDELDQHLTRIGRDSNVAVQRYKGLGEMNPEQLWETTMNPERRTLLQVSMEDAMEADEIFTVLMGDKVEPRRKFIEDYAHRVRNLDI from the coding sequence ATGAGTGAAGAAACCGTGGTTAACGGTAGTTATGGCGCCGAGCAAATTCAAATTTTAGAAGGTCTCGAAGCGGTACGTAAGCGTCCTGGTATGTATATCGGCAGTACGTCCGTCCGTGGGCTGCACCATTTAGTGTATGAAGTGGTGGACAATAGTATTGACGAAGCCTTGGCCGGTTATTGCGATAATATTACCGTGGAAATGCGGCCTGACAACAGCATTTGCGTGCAGGATAACGGCCGCGGCATCCCTGTAGACATGCATGAATCCGGCATGCCTGCGGTAGAAGTCGTGCTTACGGTTCTCCATGCGGGCGGTAAATTTGGCGGCGAGGGCTATAAAGTATCCGGCGGTCTTCATGGCGTAGGTGTTTCTGTTGTTAACGCCTTGTCTAAACGACTGGAAGTAGAAGTGAAACGCGGCGGGAAAAAATATAGTATCGCTTTTGAACGCGGCATTACCGTAGAAAAATTATCCATGATCGGTGAAACCGAAGAAACCGGTACGAAAGTTACTTTTTGGCCGGATGAGGAAATTTTCGAAGAACTGGTTTACAGTTACGATACCTTAAAGCATCGTTTACGGGAACTGGCGTTTTTGAACCGCGGCATTCGCGTGACTCTCAAAGATGAGCGCGCAGAAGGCAAGGAAGAAGAATTTCACTATGAAGGCGGTATTTGCTCCTTTGTGCAATATCTCAATAAATCCAAGGATGTACTGCATGCGGAGCCGATAGCCATTAACGGCGGCAAAGAAACCACAATGGTGGAAATTGCCATGCAATATAATGACAGTTATGTAGAAAATGTCATTACTTTTGTCAACAATATCAATACCCAAGAAGGCGGTACGCATCTGAGCGGCTTCAAGCAGGCTCTGACGCGTTCTATCAACGACTACGCCCGGAAATTGAACCAACTGAAGGAAGCCGACGAAAACCTCAGCGGTGAAGATATCCGCGAGGGTTTGACAGCGGTGATCAGCATTAAAATCCAGGAACCCCAGTTTGAAGGCCAGACCAAGACGAAGCTAGGCAACAGCGAAGTCCGCGGCATTGTAGATAGCGTAGTTTCCGAAAAGCTGGGTGAATTCTTGCAGGAAAACCCGGCGATTACTAAAAAGATTATTGAAAAAGCCGTTATGGCTTCTCGGGCGCGCATGGCAGCCAGGAAAGCCAGAGAACTGACGCGCCGTAAGAGCGCTTTAGAAATCAGCAGCCTTCCGGGCAAGCTGGCGGATTGCTCCAGTCGCGATTCGGAGCAGACGGAAATTTATCTGGTCGAAGGAGACAGCGCCGGAGGCAGCGCCAAACAAGGGCGTGACCGGCGTTTCCAAGCGATTTTGCCGCTTCGCGGTAAAATCATCAATGTGGAAAAAGCGCGTCTGGATAAAATCCTGAATAACGAAGAAATTCGCTCCATGATTACCGCTTTTGGCAGCGGTATTGGCGAAGAATTTGATCTTTCCAAACGCCGGTACGGTAAAATTATTATTATGACCGATGCTGACGTAGACGGCGCGCATATTCGCACGCTGCTTTTGACCTTCTTTTATCGCTACATGCAGCCGCTGGTTTTGGAAGGGCATGTGTTTATTGCGCAGCCGCCGCTTTATTTGGTCAAAAAAGGCAAGGATCATACGTATCTGTACAGCGATGACGAGCTGGATCAGCATTTGACGCGTATTGGCCGCGATAGCAATGTGGCGGTACAGCGTTATAAAGGTCTTGGCGAGATGAATCCGGAGCAGCTCTGGGAAACGACAATGAATCCGGAACGCCGCACGCTGCTGCAGGTATCCATGGAAGATGCCATGGAAGCCGATGAGATTTTCACGGTACTTATGGGCGACAAGGTAGAGCCGCGTCGTAAGTTTATCGAAGATTACGCCCATCGCGTGCGCAACTTGGATATCTAA
- a CDS encoding DUF370 domain-containing protein, producing MFLHLGSDVVIPLDSVIAITDYKTNKFVINRKFINHARENQKIIDISEGHPKSVVVTNNQLYFSAISSVTLKKRALFIYEDIHDENSTGGQG from the coding sequence ATGTTTCTTCATCTAGGGTCTGATGTAGTCATTCCGCTGGATTCCGTCATCGCCATTACGGATTATAAAACAAATAAGTTTGTTATTAATCGTAAATTTATCAATCATGCACGGGAAAATCAAAAGATTATTGATATTTCCGAGGGACATCCTAAAAGTGTGGTTGTTACTAATAATCAGTTGTATTTTTCGGCTATTTCTTCTGTTACTTTGAAGAAACGAGCGCTTTTTATCTATGAGGATATTCATGATGAAAACAGTACTGGGGGACAAGGATAA
- a CDS encoding DUF721 domain-containing protein: protein MQPLSLVLAQAIRKMNIAKPFAMHSLIGHWRQLVGDDIADHSQPQKVEFGVLVVMVDSSVWTHHLTLLKTDILQKIHQYTGEKLISDLRFKAGILRSETNNNTVEMEEAPPRRYWYQARWNEEEAGQIGRLAAAANDEDVRGASLKLLKKIRLSRRWKEEHGWQACASCGRLRPPGEKECSICAFEARRDKRQNIRELLTGAPWLLYGQLRQYIECTSYEYTSVKADVLAGLLRDLQEQRLDDLRLSTLVMLTTGLQPEALTEELKMSTVEKFRRKKYVSSSRV, encoded by the coding sequence ATGCAGCCTTTAAGCTTGGTTTTGGCGCAGGCTATTCGTAAAATGAATATCGCCAAACCCTTTGCCATGCATTCTTTGATTGGTCATTGGCGTCAATTAGTGGGTGATGATATTGCGGATCACAGTCAGCCGCAAAAAGTGGAGTTTGGCGTGCTTGTGGTTATGGTGGACAGTTCGGTTTGGACGCACCATTTGACGTTGTTAAAAACGGATATTTTACAAAAAATTCATCAATATACTGGTGAAAAGCTAATTAGTGATCTGCGTTTCAAAGCAGGAATTTTGCGTTCGGAGACGAATAACAATACAGTTGAGATGGAGGAAGCCCCTCCAAGACGCTACTGGTATCAAGCTCGCTGGAATGAAGAAGAGGCGGGCCAAATAGGAAGATTAGCAGCTGCGGCCAATGATGAAGACGTGCGCGGCGCCAGCCTAAAGCTGTTAAAGAAAATTCGTTTATCTCGGCGCTGGAAAGAAGAACATGGCTGGCAAGCTTGTGCTTCTTGCGGCAGGCTGCGGCCTCCGGGGGAAAAAGAGTGCTCTATTTGCGCTTTTGAAGCCAGACGTGATAAACGACAGAACATTAGAGAATTGCTTACAGGCGCTCCGTGGCTTTTATATGGACAGCTGCGCCAATATATAGAGTGTACTTCTTACGAATACACTTCAGTAAAGGCGGATGTTTTGGCTGGGTTGCTCCGGGATTTACAGGAGCAGCGGCTGGACGATTTGCGTTTGTCCACGCTGGTCATGCTGACAACAGGGTTGCAGCCGGAAGCGCTGACGGAAGAGTTGAAAATGAGTACCGTAGAAAAATTCAGGAGGAAAAAGTATGTTTCTTCATCTAGGGTCTGA
- the recF gene encoding DNA replication/repair protein RecF: protein MQIQSLSLRHVRNYETLELPVGEQVNLFLGDNGQGKTNILEALYFCAFAKSHRTSTDAEMIRWQQPQGSISLLFSRKEVSHRLDFILSRPETKKSGKKVQINGQPAKAGDVVGLFNAVLFAPEDLLLVKGAPQLRRRFLDSELSQSNPLYYKNFLQYHRALLQRNQLLRSCRERTADEAMLAAWDAQLAPLAAWLVFRRQEAVKKLSMLANLMQRRITDGKEELAVRYQLQGAAKGLECPDASWYMEQLEASRRQDIFRGSTGVGPHRDDLEFLVNDTDLKAYGSQGQQRTGVLALKLAELEFIKAETGEYPVLLLDDVMSELDAGRREHLLSFIRERIQTFITGTEAAYFPSRLQDECYRVQLGCVERRGACSL, encoded by the coding sequence GTGCAGATTCAAAGTTTATCGCTGCGACATGTGCGAAACTATGAAACATTGGAATTGCCGGTAGGGGAACAAGTTAACCTTTTTTTGGGAGATAACGGACAGGGAAAAACCAACATCTTGGAAGCCTTGTATTTTTGCGCTTTCGCTAAATCCCATCGGACTTCTACGGATGCGGAAATGATTCGGTGGCAGCAGCCCCAAGGAAGCATTTCCTTGCTCTTTTCCCGCAAAGAGGTTTCGCATCGCTTGGATTTTATTCTGTCACGTCCGGAAACGAAAAAAAGCGGCAAAAAGGTGCAGATTAATGGCCAACCAGCTAAAGCAGGAGATGTGGTGGGTCTTTTTAACGCTGTACTTTTTGCGCCGGAGGATTTGCTCCTTGTGAAGGGAGCGCCGCAGCTGCGCAGACGTTTTTTAGACAGCGAGCTTTCGCAGTCAAATCCCTTGTATTATAAGAATTTTCTGCAATATCATAGGGCCTTGCTGCAGCGCAACCAACTGCTGCGTTCTTGCCGCGAGAGAACCGCTGATGAAGCCATGCTGGCGGCTTGGGACGCTCAATTGGCTCCTTTGGCGGCTTGGCTCGTTTTTAGGCGTCAAGAGGCGGTGAAAAAGCTTTCTATGCTGGCTAATTTGATGCAGCGCCGCATTACTGACGGCAAAGAAGAGCTGGCGGTGCGCTATCAACTACAGGGAGCCGCTAAAGGCTTGGAATGTCCTGATGCGTCTTGGTATATGGAGCAATTGGAAGCCAGCCGCCGCCAGGATATCTTTCGTGGTTCTACTGGCGTAGGTCCCCATCGCGATGATTTGGAGTTTTTGGTGAACGATACGGATTTAAAGGCCTATGGTTCGCAGGGACAGCAGCGTACAGGCGTTTTGGCTCTTAAATTAGCGGAATTAGAATTTATTAAAGCGGAGACAGGCGAATATCCGGTGTTGCTTTTAGATGACGTGATGAGCGAACTCGACGCCGGGCGTCGGGAGCATTTGCTTTCTTTTATCCGCGAACGCATTCAGACCTTTATTACGGGTACGGAAGCCGCTTATTTTCCCAGCCGGCTTCAAGACGAATGTTATCGTGTGCAGTTGGGATGTGTGGAAAGGAGAGGCGCATGCAGCCTTTAA
- a CDS encoding RNA-binding S4 domain-containing protein, with amino-acid sequence MESVEISTPYIQLDQLLKLVGAVDTGGQVRWLIEEGVIFVNGVAATERRKKLYPGDKVEIPENGRWQVVAAEA; translated from the coding sequence ATGGAATCTGTTGAAATTTCAACGCCTTACATACAGCTGGATCAGCTGTTAAAGTTGGTTGGCGCTGTAGATACAGGCGGCCAGGTCCGCTGGCTGATTGAAGAGGGTGTAATCTTCGTTAACGGCGTTGCAGCTACAGAACGTCGTAAAAAGCTGTATCCCGGGGATAAAGTGGAAATTCCCGAGAACGGCAGATGGCAAGTTGTGGCGGCGGAGGCCTAA
- the dnaN gene encoding DNA polymerase III subunit beta, with protein sequence MRITCQQDTLNQALQTVQIAVPSKAQIPVLSGIYLNAEEGCLQLQASDHQTSMIYTMEAEVAEPGEMVVSGRYFYDLIRRLPSQTVTLSKEISSNTLKLVSTEEASGSYDYQLLTIPPQDFPVLKPQEGRISFSIWDHVLKDLVKKTYFSCSSDEARPIFTGCLIEINEGVIQMIATDTHRMALAQNGVEPATTTAKMIVPAKLLNEICRIVPANTQIQVHVLDGQVAFVFGSVYLVTRLIQGQFPDYRKVLLTQVQTQATIDTQQWLLAMERIFLLVREGKYNTVRMFFKEDHLSIVYSNPDIGTASESVSCQLEGNELEIAFNARFLLDILKNIDSEQCTIALNTSLSPAAIRPVGESQYTYVVTPMRI encoded by the coding sequence ATGAGAATAACCTGTCAACAAGACACATTGAATCAAGCTTTACAAACCGTACAAATTGCCGTTCCCTCTAAAGCGCAAATCCCCGTCTTAAGCGGTATCTATTTGAATGCAGAAGAAGGTTGCCTGCAATTGCAAGCCAGCGACCATCAGACAAGCATGATTTACACGATGGAAGCAGAAGTAGCTGAACCAGGCGAGATGGTAGTTTCGGGCCGTTATTTTTATGATCTGATTCGTCGCTTGCCTTCGCAGACGGTTACTTTATCAAAGGAAATTTCCTCAAACACGTTAAAGCTAGTCAGCACAGAGGAAGCGTCTGGCAGTTACGACTACCAGCTTTTAACGATACCTCCCCAAGATTTTCCAGTTTTAAAACCCCAAGAAGGACGTATTTCTTTTTCTATTTGGGATCATGTATTAAAAGATCTTGTCAAAAAAACTTACTTTTCTTGTTCCAGCGATGAAGCTCGGCCTATTTTTACAGGCTGCTTGATAGAAATTAACGAAGGCGTCATTCAGATGATAGCTACCGACACACATCGCATGGCTTTAGCTCAAAATGGCGTAGAACCGGCGACAACGACAGCTAAGATGATTGTGCCGGCTAAGCTTTTAAATGAAATCTGCCGTATTGTGCCGGCTAATACGCAAATTCAAGTACATGTATTAGATGGACAGGTTGCTTTTGTTTTTGGTTCGGTCTACTTAGTTACTCGCTTAATTCAAGGACAATTTCCTGATTATCGCAAAGTATTGTTGACGCAAGTACAAACACAGGCTACGATTGATACGCAGCAATGGCTGCTGGCTATGGAGCGAATTTTTCTGCTGGTTCGGGAAGGTAAATACAATACGGTGCGCATGTTCTTTAAAGAAGATCATCTTTCTATTGTTTACAGCAATCCGGACATTGGTACCGCTTCGGAAAGCGTTTCTTGCCAATTGGAAGGAAATGAGCTGGAAATTGCTTTTAATGCGCGCTTCTTATTAGATATTCTTAAAAATATCGATTCCGAGCAGTGCACCATTGCCTTGAATACGTCTTTAAGTCCTGCGGCTATTAGGCCGGTAGGAGAAAGCCAGTATACCTATGTGGTAACTCCTATGAGGATATAA